The following are from one region of the Elgaria multicarinata webbii isolate HBS135686 ecotype San Diego chromosome 13, rElgMul1.1.pri, whole genome shotgun sequence genome:
- the NDUFS5 gene encoding NADH dehydrogenase [ubiquinone] iron-sulfur protein 5 produces MPLLDLQDKLGIDLDRWFLIQSTKQPLKLASVCHAFEKEWLECADGIGLTRAKQECKQEKEDLFECMNMHKMMKRLVAITTQRKKLMKEGKYTPPDYHTGKPETTP; encoded by the exons ATGCCACTTCTCGATCTCCAAGACAAGCTGGGAATTGACCTTGACAGATGGTTTCTCATCCAAAGTACCAAGCAGCCCCTAAAACTTGCCAGTGTGTGCCACGCTTTTGAAAAGGAGTGGCTGGAGTGTGCTGATGGTATCGGACTGACACGTGCGAAGCAGGAGTGCAAGCAGGAGAAGGAAGACCTTTTCGAATGTATGAACATGCACAAAATG ATGAAGCGcctggtggctatcactacacaGAGAAAGAAGCTGATGAAGGAAGGGAAATACACCCCACCTGACTACCACACTGGCAAACCAGAAACCACGCCTTGA